The segment GAATGTGATCATCCTGAACGGGACCGAGATAAAAATCTTTTCTGAAGTAACTCTGTTCTGATGGGTGAGATGTCAACAAACCCTGTTTGTGCAGTCTCTTCTCTGAAAAAGAAACAGAGAGGAATGCTGACTAAcgatttttgtgttttttgcatCTGGGTTGTTTTGAGCTTATACCTGCAGTGATTAATCTGTCAAACCATCTGGCTGTGTTATCAAAATGATTGACAATCAATGGTTCTGGGCCACCAAGCAGGTCCAGCAACACTAACAGATCCTGGTAGGAAAATAAGAGAGTTTCAGCATTAAAATAATAGGGTATTCACAGGTCATTAGAAGTACtgaaggtaaaaaaataaaataaaataaataaaaatctattacTACTACAATATCACTACTGtaaggtaaaataaaacataaaaaaaaaaaaaataaaatcatgtttaaataaataaatttaccgCTGTATTGTTTGCTTGTGTACACATTTCCTTCCCCTTTATTGCTAcagtaatattactattatactataaagtagtagtagcagtagacataataatagtaataataatacaattatattacagtaatataaaatataatattttatatataatatataaaaaataaataataaaaataattaaattaaataataacattacataatacaaaatataaagttacgtttaaatgtaattgtaataaatttacCAAGGTATTGCTTGCTTGTGTTAACATTTCCTTCCTCAGGTCTAGGATgagtaatcaaaataaaattaaaattgtattactaATCTAATATTACTAtgatactataaaataatagtagtagtaataataataataataattaataataataataataaaattacaatacaactatataaaatatatataatattttatatataatacataaaaatataatactgtaaggtaaaatttttttaaaaaataataataaaatcataacattaattaaatatttgaatataataaaatataaaatgtaatacatatttAGGATGATTAatccaaataaaatgaaaataaacattctaTCGCTATTGTAATATTACTATCATAcgttaaagtaataataataataataaaaataataatatagttatttgaaatatatataatattttatatataatataaaaatctattaCTACTACATTATCACTACTGTAAgttaaaactacattaaaaagaattacaacaaaaaataattaaaataaaataaaataataacattgttatcaattaaatattttataaaatataaaaatttgaaatcatgtttaaatggaatttaaattaaaataaccaaagtGGTTCTTGCTTGTTTTAACATTTCTTCCTCAGGTCTAGgatgattaatcaaaataaatgtaaaataaaaatgtatttactactGTAATAGTACTATTGCACTATAAAGTAGTAGGAAGAGtagtagtaaaaataatattaatgataataataaaattatataaaatataataaatatatactgaaaaatatgatttttttactttcattaaaaacatttttatagttattcTATACGACTTGTACagggtgtttgtgtgtataaacCTCCAATGGATTCATGCTTTAATTTGTTGTGCATGTATAAATTCAATTAGTTCTGTAGCTGATATTTTAGAGTTTAATgatgaaccaaatcaactgAATTTAACCTGTACTGAATGATAAATCAAAGTTACTAGGAggtcttaaaatatttcaaacgtCTTGAAAATGGTATTCAAAAGTATTACATTTGACACGTTGATACCTGCAGATACCCTGAACTAAAACCCTCTCATCCGCAAACATTCTCTACCTTTATTCAATACATTCAATACagcaaaatatatgaaaaacaaacagactGATCCCAGTACACACAACCTCACCACTGCCTGGAGAAGAGTGGCTTTGGATGATCCAGAAGGATGGGGAGTACGGGCCATAAGTTCAGCCAGATGACGAGAACCGTAAAGGGAGTCTGTTTCTGTCCATTCCTCAAATGCCTCCTCTCCATCAAAAAACACTAATTGCAAAGTCACCGCAGATCTctggagagaaaaacaaaaagagaagaAGCAGGTAATCTGTGATGTGGCAATCCAACCCACTTTAGAATGATTCAGCACTGTGATGCAGCCAATAATGTCTTCAAATGTTTCTCAGAAAACATCTAAAAGAACCAATTACCTGCTGCTTTATGGCTTTAAGCTGTGTGTCCAGAGCAGTGGCCAGCTCCAAGATCATAGCACAGGGTACTGCTGAATCACTGGCACCCACAAACACCCGCTTGGGGTTTTTAGGGTCCACGGGTAAGATCTTCGAGTCATGGTGGCATGCTAGAAGCAGCCTGCGAGGAGCCGAGGGGTCCAGAACTGCTAGCACATTGGTGAAGGTCACGTCACCCTTCGGGGTGGGTGAAACGAAAGAATTCTCCTCCAG is part of the Labeo rohita strain BAU-BD-2019 chromosome 18, IGBB_LRoh.1.0, whole genome shotgun sequence genome and harbors:
- the qpctla gene encoding glutaminyl-peptide cyclotransferase-like a; this translates as MSRAGRRSKALHANNGHALAGCDPLRVARVRVLLLCLCGALSLAMILALYLSAEPSGTLQHHAAHLIRDRNAHKPNKYSVAQIKKFAAQVDGYRLWETHLRPLLIERVPGTAGSQTVRQHIFSQLSSLSAGWTLEENSFVSPTPKGDVTFTNVLAVLDPSAPRRLLLACHHDSKILPVDPKNPKRVFVGASDSAVPCAMILELATALDTQLKAIKQQRSAVTLQLVFFDGEEAFEEWTETDSLYGSRHLAELMARTPHPSGSSKATLLQAVDLLVLLDLLGGPEPLIVNHFDNTARWFDRLITAEKRLHKQGLLTSHPSEQSYFRKDFYLGPVQDDHIPFLNRGVPVLHLIPTPFPVFWHTLDDVEERMHRPTVENLTKILAIFVAEYLSL